In Paenibacillus sonchi, the genomic stretch TTTGTCGTACAGGGCATGGAATTTACGCTTGCTGTTCTCCTTGGCCGCATGACCTAGCTTTTCTTGGAGTTCTTGAACTTTTTCCTTTGGTGTCGTTAGCCCTTTGGCATTCACTCACTCGTACCTCCTCCAAAAGCATAAACAAAGCAGGGCTCCTTCCCTCCCTAAGGTTATGTTGTCCTTAGGTTCTTCGGTACTATGAGCCCCTCGGACTCCCTTCCCACAGACGGTTCACTTCGTCTTCTGGACTTATAGAGCGTCTCTTTACGGGTTCCTACAAAAAAAATTCTCCCGTGTGGGGGAGGGTCTCCCCAGTTCACTGCACTATCTTTCAATCCATGCCGTTCCCATTACGCCGGAGGGTTCTTCACTGCTGTTCCAAGTTCTGCACAGTTTCCTTGGCCTTCGTCCATAGTTGCGGGACTCGGCTCCCTCTGTTCCCCTTCGCAGGGCCTTTTTGACGACGCGGCAGGATTCACTTGATGTTGCGGCCTGGATTGTTGCTCGCCCAGTCTCTGACTGATACTTTTGTCGATGCGCTTTTACACACAGATTTCGCCATATGCAAGCATCCTAGCTACAAAGGTGGCTTGGTCCCTCCCTTGGTTGGACTTTCACCAACTAGATAATGCGTACTTCTGGGCACGCCAACAACAAAAAAACAGCTCCCGCTTAAATAACCAGGAGCTGTTTGATACATGATTATGAATGTTGTTCCTAAACCACATTCTGTGCCCGCTGCTGCTCTTCCATCAGCCACTGCACCAGCATATACTCAGGAACCGTGCCTTTGTGGGACTCGGCATATTCGCGGACCCGCACCAGCAGACGCCCTGCGGTGTCAGGTGTGATTGTCAGGCCCAACTGGTCCAGCACATGGGCCACGCCGCCGGTGCCGGAATGCTTGCCCAGTACAAAACGGTGGCTCCGGCCTACCTCCGAGGGATCAAAGGTCTGATAGGTAGCCCTCTCCTTCATCAGCCCATCCACGTGGATTCCCGACTCATGGGTAAAAGCCAGCTGGCCCACGATCGGCTTGGCATCGCCCACGCTGCGGCCGGAAGCGGCAATCACCTTGTCCGCCAAACCTTTGAGCAGATCGAATCTTACGCTGCTATCCCCGCCGTAAAGGTGGTGCCAGGCCATCGCTACTTCCTCCATGGCTGCGTTGCCGGTGCGTTCTCCAATCCCGGCAACCGTGGTGCTGGCCCAGACCGCACCTGCGGCAATGCCGCTCAGCGTATTTGCACATGCCAGGCCAAAATCGTTATGGCAGTGCACCTCCAGCTCGACATCACCGGGAACTTCACCGAGCAGCGTGCTTACGCGCCCGGCAATCTGTCCCGGATGATGCGCCGACACAGTATCCGCATACCGGAACCTGCGGATGCCTTCCCGGTGCAGCGAATTCACCAGCCGGACCAGAAAACCCATATCGGCTCTTGATGAATCCTCCATGCCCACCGATACCGTCATGCCCAGCGAAAGGGCATACTCCGCCGCACCCAGCAGTTTGTTCAGTCCCTCATCTGTTGAGAGCCCCAGCTTGCCTTGCAGCTGAATCTCCGAAACAGGAATGGACACGTGGCTCCAGTTAACTCCTGTCGCCCGCGCCTTGTCGATATCCCCCGGCAGCGAGCGGTTCCAGGTCATCAGCTTCATCGGGAGGTTCAATCCGGCAATCGCCGCAATATCCTCCTGCTCCCGCGTACCCATGGCAGGAATCCCTACCTCTGCCTGCTCCACTCCGCACTCCGACAGCAACTTTGCGATTTCCAGCTTTTCCGCCCTCGTGAATGATACTCCAGCCGCCTGTTCGCCATCCCGCAGTGTCGTGTCACATAGCTTGAGACTTTTCACGGTGTACCTCCTTCTCCGCAGCAAGCGCATTTCGGATTACGGGAAATATGGACGCTGTAACAGGCGAAGTCGAGTGAGCTGAAGCGATGCATTACGCCCGCATAAGTTGTCCCTACCCCTGTAATCCATTTTACGGCTTCCAGCGCAGCCAGACAACCCGCAATTCCGGAGGTGGCTCCCAGAACTGGAAATCCAAGCGGCTCCCACTGGGGCGCCACATCCGGGTACAGGCATTCCAGGCAGGGGGTTACACCGGGAACGACCGTTGTGAGGGAAATCTCAAAACCATACATAGCAGCTTCCACCATAGGCGTTCCGGTATCTACACACAGACGGTTCAGCGCATATCGCTCGGGAAAGTCATAACGGGCGTCAATCACAATATCAGCGTCCTGCACCCAGGGCCGGGCAAGAGGAATTTCAATTCTGGCATTGTGGCCCTCAATTTCGACATGCGGGTTCAGACGCTTCAGCTGGGCAATCGCTGTACTCATGCGTTCCATCTTCAGGTGATCCGTATCCATCAGAATCTGCCGGTTCAGATCAGGCGGGACAACAATCCCTTCATGGGCCAAAATAAGCCTGCCGACACCCGCCGCAGCCAGATACAGCGCAGCCGTTCCCCCCAGCCCGCCAATTCCGGCCACCATCACCGTCGCTTCCTTCAGCGCCTTTTGCCCTTCTTCCCCGAGCAGCTTAAGCTGCCGGGCATACCGTTCCAGCTCCAAACCTCCGGCAAGCGGCTCCATCCCCGTCCCCCCTTGTGACTGATCATCAATTTGCAGCGTTAGCCTTCAAGGCTGAACAATCCGTGGCATGCGGTCATTTCCTTATATTTTTCCAAAAAAGCCAGTCCTTCCTCGACACATTCCACCCCGTAGCGGATGGTCTTCTCCTCTGAAGTGAACGGGAAAGGGGCACCGGCCCGCAGGCTCTTCAGCACCAGAATCACACGCCCGGTATACAGCAGCCCCCGTCCAAAACCCTCCACATTAATCTCAGCGGTGCTTTGCACCATGGCTCCGCTCTTCTCTTCCATGACTCCGGCGATAGCCTGGAACAAAATCGGAACCTGCTGGCGGACCTTCGGAGATACGGCACAGTTGAAGTCCGATTTATTCTTGTCCTCGGCGGAAGCCAGGAACAGCTTGGCGATTTTCTCCTGCGGAGACAGCGCGGCATGCCGTCCGAAGAAATCAGCCGTATCGAGCAGATTGCACAAACGGCGGACGAAAGCATCCGCCGTACCCTGATCCAGCTCCTTTACAACTTTGCGGCGGCGGGGTTTCACCGCCGCCCCCTCCCGGAAAAGTCCGACCTGAACTGCCATCTTTCCATCAGCCAATGGTTCCATCCCCTTCCTCCCCTTTCACCGTGTCTTCTTCCGCACGCAGCACTTTGGCCAGCCACATCGGCGGCTTGCCCTGAAGCATCTCAACCAGACGTTTCACCTGCTCATCAATCGGGCTGCCGAATGGAACCTTAACCGGCATAATCTTGCGGCGTGTCACCCGCGCGGCGGCTGAAGCGCCTATCTGCATGATGAAGATCAGTGTGCAATCTTCTACAGCCGTCAGGCGGCAGTCAATTTTACCGGCTTCATCCTGATTCAGAACAGCCGGCAGCTTGCGCAGCTCTACCAGTTCACCGCCATTTTTGGTCACATTATATACAGCGAACATTGGGCTTTGCCCGAAATGGGCATTCACACGGCTTCCATCATCTGTGGCGAACGCTACTTTCACGGTGCCCAGCCTCCCTCTGCATTAACAAATTCCCTGCTTTGTTGCTCCACTCCATGGCGCCTCTGTATCCTACGGAGACAGACATATATGCGCCCAGCTCATTCCATACCGGGAACCCCGCCGGCATAAATGCAGCAGCAATCCGCTGCGCTCCGGCGATACCGTGCGAATTGCTGATCCACAGATCAGCCCCCTTGCCCAGCACTTCGGCATCATCCAGATCCCCTATCCACACCTCGCGCTCCATCCCTGCAACCAGCGGTGTTTCATAGGAGGCAATCAGCGCCTTCTGCTCCACACCCAGCTCCTCAAGCCAACCCGAGACCGAGCAGAGATGATCCGGCTCCAGTGCAGCGATGGCAGACATGCCCGCAAACTGGAAATGCGCATCAAGCATGCTGTCGAGCAGATTCTCGCGCTGCCAGCAATAACGCAGCGGTACCGGCTCTCCGCTGATCTGATGCA encodes the following:
- a CDS encoding homocysteine methyltransferase, which produces MKSLKLCDTTLRDGEQAAGVSFTRAEKLEIAKLLSECGVEQAEVGIPAMGTREQEDIAAIAGLNLPMKLMTWNRSLPGDIDKARATGVNWSHVSIPVSEIQLQGKLGLSTDEGLNKLLGAAEYALSLGMTVSVGMEDSSRADMGFLVRLVNSLHREGIRRFRYADTVSAHHPGQIAGRVSTLLGEVPGDVELEVHCHNDFGLACANTLSGIAAGAVWASTTVAGIGERTGNAAMEEVAMAWHHLYGGDSSVRFDLLKGLADKVIAASGRSVGDAKPIVGQLAFTHESGIHVDGLMKERATYQTFDPSEVGRSHRFVLGKHSGTGGVAHVLDQLGLTITPDTAGRLLVRVREYAESHKGTVPEYMLVQWLMEEQQRAQNVV
- the nifX gene encoding nitrogen fixation protein NifX, producing MKVAFATDDGSRVNAHFGQSPMFAVYNVTKNGGELVELRKLPAVLNQDEAGKIDCRLTAVEDCTLIFIMQIGASAAARVTRRKIMPVKVPFGSPIDEQVKRLVEMLQGKPPMWLAKVLRAEEDTVKGEEGDGTIG
- a CDS encoding DUF269 domain-containing protein, whose product is MEPLADGKMAVQVGLFREGAAVKPRRRKVVKELDQGTADAFVRRLCNLLDTADFFGRHAALSPQEKIAKLFLASAEDKNKSDFNCAVSPKVRQQVPILFQAIAGVMEEKSGAMVQSTAEINVEGFGRGLLYTGRVILVLKSLRAGAPFPFTSEEKTIRYGVECVEEGLAFLEKYKEMTACHGLFSLEG
- a CDS encoding HesA/MoeB/ThiF family protein; amino-acid sequence: MEPLAGGLELERYARQLKLLGEEGQKALKEATVMVAGIGGLGGTAALYLAAAGVGRLILAHEGIVVPPDLNRQILMDTDHLKMERMSTAIAQLKRLNPHVEIEGHNARIEIPLARPWVQDADIVIDARYDFPERYALNRLCVDTGTPMVEAAMYGFEISLTTVVPGVTPCLECLYPDVAPQWEPLGFPVLGATSGIAGCLAALEAVKWITGVGTTYAGVMHRFSSLDFACYSVHISRNPKCACCGEGGTP